The Maylandia zebra isolate NMK-2024a linkage group LG7, Mzebra_GT3a, whole genome shotgun sequence genome contains a region encoding:
- the gal gene encoding galanin peptides isoform X1 — protein MQRGFGIFCMSLIFCATLSETIGLVVAAKEKRGWTMNSAGYLLGPRRIDHLIQIKDSPSARGRDELVTQYGLDGLHGHTRLGDKPGLAGKRDIGQEEDFRTGALRIADEEIIHTVIDFLSYLKLKEMGALDSLPPSVTSDELANP, from the exons atgCAGAGGGGCTTTGGGATATTTTGCATGTCGCTCATCTTTTGTGCAACTCTTTCCGAGACCATCGGGCTAGTTGTTGCG GCAAAAGAAAAGCGAGGCTGGACTATGAACAGCGCTGGCTACTTGTTAGGGCCCC GTCGTATTGATCACCTAATTCAGATAAAGGATTCTCCCAGTGCCAGAGGCAGAGACGAGCTGGTCACTCAAT ATGGACTAGATGGACTACATGGACACACGAGACTAGGAGACAAGCCGGGTCTGGCTGGGAAGAGGGACATAGGCCAGGAGGAGGACTTCAGAACAG GCGCCCTGAGAATAGCAGATGAAGAAATTATCCACACTGTCATTGACTTCTTGTCATACCTCAAACTTAAAG AGATGGGAGCCTTGGACAGCCTGCCTCCTTCTGTCACATCAGATGAACTGGCCAATCCCTAA
- the gal gene encoding galanin peptides isoform X2 — translation MQRGFGIFCMSLIFCATLSETIGLVVAAKEKRGWTMNSAGYLLGPHGLDGLHGHTRLGDKPGLAGKRDIGQEEDFRTGALRIADEEIIHTVIDFLSYLKLKEMGALDSLPPSVTSDELANP, via the exons atgCAGAGGGGCTTTGGGATATTTTGCATGTCGCTCATCTTTTGTGCAACTCTTTCCGAGACCATCGGGCTAGTTGTTGCG GCAAAAGAAAAGCGAGGCTGGACTATGAACAGCGCTGGCTACTTGTTAGGGCCCC ATGGACTAGATGGACTACATGGACACACGAGACTAGGAGACAAGCCGGGTCTGGCTGGGAAGAGGGACATAGGCCAGGAGGAGGACTTCAGAACAG GCGCCCTGAGAATAGCAGATGAAGAAATTATCCACACTGTCATTGACTTCTTGTCATACCTCAAACTTAAAG AGATGGGAGCCTTGGACAGCCTGCCTCCTTCTGTCACATCAGATGAACTGGCCAATCCCTAA